In one Paraburkholderia megapolitana genomic region, the following are encoded:
- a CDS encoding metallophosphoesterase, which translates to MRRFSQFFIRLILIGILFHVYVGFRLIPDLPVGGTWHWLAALYLVLSCLLIPLGMLARSITVTRPKLGDRLAWLGLMPMGFFSSLLVLTFVRDLLLASLLTVDAIWPHTIALAHWRTNSAAAVPLLALLSTAVGFFNARRRARVVTIDVPIDDLPNALDGFTIVQISDIHVGPTIKGRYVDAIVDAVNRLKPDLIAVTGDVVDGSVEQLTEHTRPLSRLTARHGAYLVTGNHEYYAGADAWIAEFQRLGLRVLMNEHEVIDHNDAQLVIAGVTDYSAGHFDPAHRSDPAGALLGAPSDVRIKVLLAHQPRTADAAADAGFTLQLSGHTHGGQFFPWNFFVRFQQPFTAGLARLNGLWVYTSRGTGYWGPPKRLGAPSEITRLRLIPAVPG; encoded by the coding sequence ATGCGCCGCTTTTCGCAGTTCTTCATCCGCTTGATCCTCATCGGCATCCTGTTTCACGTCTATGTCGGTTTTCGCCTGATTCCGGATCTTCCGGTCGGCGGCACCTGGCACTGGCTTGCCGCGCTCTATCTCGTGCTGTCGTGTCTGCTGATTCCGCTCGGCATGCTCGCGCGAAGCATTACCGTGACGCGACCCAAGCTCGGCGACCGGCTGGCATGGCTCGGTCTGATGCCGATGGGCTTCTTTTCGTCGCTGCTGGTGCTGACGTTCGTGCGCGATCTGCTGCTCGCCTCGCTGCTAACCGTCGACGCAATCTGGCCGCACACGATCGCGCTCGCACACTGGCGCACGAACAGCGCGGCCGCGGTTCCGTTGCTCGCCCTGCTGTCTACAGCAGTGGGATTTTTCAATGCCCGCCGACGCGCCCGCGTCGTCACGATCGACGTGCCGATCGACGATCTACCGAACGCACTCGACGGCTTCACGATCGTGCAGATCAGCGACATCCATGTCGGCCCGACGATCAAAGGCCGCTATGTCGATGCGATCGTCGATGCGGTGAACCGTCTGAAGCCGGATCTGATTGCGGTGACGGGCGATGTCGTCGACGGCAGCGTCGAGCAGTTGACCGAACACACACGTCCGTTGTCGCGCCTCACCGCGCGGCACGGCGCGTATCTGGTCACCGGCAATCACGAGTACTACGCGGGTGCCGATGCATGGATCGCCGAGTTTCAGCGTCTTGGCCTGCGCGTGCTGATGAACGAGCACGAAGTCATCGACCATAACGACGCGCAGCTCGTGATCGCGGGCGTGACCGATTATTCGGCCGGACATTTCGACCCCGCGCATCGCAGCGATCCAGCCGGCGCGTTGTTGGGCGCACCGTCCGACGTGCGCATCAAGGTGCTGCTCGCGCATCAGCCGCGCACAGCGGACGCCGCCGCCGATGCCGGTTTCACGCTGCAACTCTCCGGCCACACGCACGGCGGCCAGTTCTTCCCGTGGAATTTCTTCGTGCGCTTCCAGCAGCCGTTCACCGCAGGGCTCGCACGACTGAACGGACTGTGGGTCTACACGAGCCGCGGCACCGGCTACTGGGGACCGCCCAAGCGTCTGGGCGCGCCCTCGGAAATCACGCGCCTGCGGCTGATCCCGGCTGTGCCGGGTTGA
- a CDS encoding HD domain-containing protein — MATTIAGIKIPDSIMAREATDLVRDTETDLLFHHSRRVFLFGALTGERKALKYDPELLYIGAMFHDMGLVEPYSSKDERFEVDGANAARDFLLRHGIAETDIEQVWDAIALHTTPGIPKHKKPVVALVTAGVEMDVLGLAYHDFTQEQRDQVTHAHPRGEGFKEGIIDAFAQGTIHKPETTFGNVKADVLALKDPHYHRGNFCSIILGSAWKQ, encoded by the coding sequence ATGGCAACGACCATTGCAGGCATCAAGATTCCGGACAGCATCATGGCGCGCGAAGCAACCGATCTCGTGCGCGACACGGAAACCGATTTGCTGTTTCATCATTCGCGACGCGTGTTTCTGTTCGGCGCATTGACCGGCGAGCGCAAGGCACTCAAGTACGATCCGGAGCTTCTGTACATCGGCGCGATGTTTCATGACATGGGACTCGTCGAGCCGTATAGCAGCAAGGACGAACGCTTCGAGGTGGACGGTGCGAATGCCGCGCGCGATTTTCTGCTGCGGCATGGCATCGCCGAAACGGACATCGAGCAGGTCTGGGACGCGATTGCGTTGCATACGACGCCGGGCATTCCGAAGCACAAGAAGCCGGTCGTCGCGCTGGTCACCGCGGGTGTCGAGATGGACGTGCTCGGTCTCGCGTATCACGACTTCACGCAGGAGCAGCGCGATCAGGTGACGCACGCCCATCCGCGCGGCGAGGGCTTCAAGGAAGGCATTATCGATGCCTTCGCTCAAGGGACGATACACAAGCCAGAGACGACCTTCGGCAACGTGAAGGCGGACGTTCTGGCGCTGAAGGACCCGCATTATCACCGCGGCAACTTCTGCTCGATCATTCTTGGCTCGGCGTGGAAGCAGTGA
- a CDS encoding alpha-ketoglutarate-dependent dioxygenase AlkB family protein, with protein sequence MLDLFDDLPTPDVAWLPDWLTADTAAQFLARVASEVAWKQDTMGTPAGRIPLPRLTAWQGEPDAVYTYSGIRNVPDRWTPAVAELKSAAEAASGARFNSVLLNRYRQGNDSMGWHADAEPELGAQPVIASVSLGVARRFDLRHNATGVVQSFQLKGGSLLVMRGRTQAEWRHRVPKEPNVQGERINLTFRWVTPRSFPQR encoded by the coding sequence ATGCTTGACCTGTTCGACGATTTGCCCACCCCCGATGTGGCCTGGTTGCCCGACTGGCTCACTGCCGATACCGCCGCGCAATTTCTTGCGCGCGTGGCCAGCGAAGTTGCGTGGAAGCAAGACACGATGGGCACGCCGGCGGGCCGCATACCGTTACCGCGCCTCACTGCCTGGCAGGGTGAACCGGATGCCGTCTACACGTACTCGGGTATTCGCAACGTGCCTGACCGCTGGACGCCGGCGGTCGCCGAACTGAAATCGGCTGCCGAAGCTGCCAGCGGTGCGCGCTTTAACAGCGTGCTCTTGAACCGATATCGTCAGGGCAACGACAGCATGGGCTGGCACGCGGACGCCGAGCCGGAACTGGGTGCGCAACCGGTGATCGCCTCGGTGAGTCTCGGGGTGGCGCGCCGTTTCGATCTGCGTCATAACGCAACCGGTGTCGTTCAGTCGTTTCAGTTGAAGGGCGGCAGTTTGCTGGTGATGCGCGGCAGGACGCAGGCGGAATGGCGGCATCGCGTGCCGAAGGAGCCGAATGTGCAGGGTGAGCGGATCAATCTGACGTTTCGCTGGGTCACGCCACGCAGTT
- a CDS encoding GlxA family transcriptional regulator, protein MRSVAIAIFPGVQALDVAGPLDVFSEANGFLPAGEHYAVTVVGPERGVLRASNGLAIVADSTFDEVPQRFDLVLVAGGPALPVAQPDARLTAWIVQAAARSALYGSVCTGAFALGHAGLLDGRRVTTHWQHARQLADQFPRAQVDFDRIYLRDDRLVTSAGVTAGIDLSLALVAEDHGPRLALAVAKRLVVFAQRQGGQSQFSPYLTAPTDDASPVAKVQRHVMEHIRERFTVRELADVAGMSARNFARVFVEETGVTPHEFVERARMDAARKLLESSDGVLKAVAYDCGFGTADRMRAIFMKRIGATPMQYRERFRSLAG, encoded by the coding sequence ATGCGCAGCGTAGCCATCGCGATCTTTCCCGGCGTACAGGCGCTCGACGTCGCCGGTCCGCTCGATGTTTTCAGCGAAGCCAATGGCTTTCTGCCTGCCGGCGAGCATTACGCCGTCACGGTCGTCGGTCCTGAACGAGGCGTGCTGCGCGCATCGAACGGGCTTGCCATCGTGGCCGACAGCACCTTCGACGAAGTGCCGCAGCGTTTCGATCTCGTGCTCGTCGCGGGCGGACCGGCGTTACCGGTCGCGCAGCCCGATGCGCGTCTGACCGCGTGGATCGTGCAGGCGGCTGCGCGCAGCGCGCTCTACGGCTCGGTCTGCACCGGTGCGTTCGCGCTCGGACATGCGGGGTTGCTCGATGGACGTCGCGTCACCACGCACTGGCAGCATGCGCGACAGCTCGCCGACCAGTTTCCGCGCGCGCAGGTCGACTTCGACCGGATCTATCTGCGCGATGACCGGTTGGTAACGTCGGCGGGTGTGACGGCCGGGATCGATCTTTCGCTGGCGCTGGTCGCCGAAGATCACGGGCCGCGGCTCGCGCTCGCGGTGGCAAAACGGCTCGTGGTGTTCGCCCAGCGGCAAGGCGGCCAGTCCCAGTTCAGCCCGTATCTGACCGCCCCCACCGACGACGCCTCGCCAGTCGCGAAGGTCCAGCGCCACGTGATGGAACACATCCGCGAGCGCTTTACGGTTCGGGAGCTTGCCGATGTCGCCGGCATGAGCGCGCGCAACTTCGCGCGCGTCTTCGTCGAGGAAACCGGCGTCACGCCGCACGAATTCGTGGAACGCGCCCGCATGGACGCCGCGCGCAAGCTGCTGGAAAGTAGCGACGGCGTGTTGAAAGCCGTCGCCTACGACTGCGGCTTCGGCACCGCCGACCGCATGCGTGCGATCTTCATGAAGCGCATCGGCGCGACGCCGATGCAATACCGCGAACGGTTCCGCAGCCTCGCGGGATAG